In Kordia antarctica, the following proteins share a genomic window:
- a CDS encoding substrate-binding domain-containing protein — MKKINIGGVPEHFNLAWYLTLTERAYEKEGISLRWKDYPGGTGAMCKALRSEKIDIAVILTEGIIKDIIDGNPSKIVQTFVQSPLIWGIHVAADSKYKTIEDLKGTEAAISRYGSGSHLMAYINAENNGWDTENLDFEVINNLEGAIDGLNKGKGDYFMWEHFTTKPLVDQGIFRRIADCPTPWPCFVIAVRTELLEEDEETVKTILDIINATTSEFKDIPMIDQTIATRYEQQLEDVQEWLSLTEWSQELIDEETITKVQNKLLNLDIIPEKWDYDQLTYKIS; from the coding sequence ATGAAAAAAATAAATATTGGTGGAGTTCCTGAACATTTTAACTTAGCTTGGTATCTTACACTTACAGAACGTGCTTACGAAAAAGAAGGAATCAGTTTGCGATGGAAAGATTATCCTGGCGGAACTGGTGCTATGTGTAAAGCACTTCGAAGTGAAAAAATTGACATTGCCGTTATTCTTACGGAAGGAATCATAAAAGATATCATTGATGGAAATCCTTCTAAAATAGTACAAACCTTTGTGCAATCGCCTTTAATTTGGGGAATTCACGTTGCCGCAGATTCAAAATACAAAACGATAGAAGATTTAAAAGGTACAGAAGCTGCCATTAGTCGATATGGTTCAGGTTCGCATCTAATGGCGTATATCAATGCTGAAAATAACGGTTGGGACACAGAAAACTTAGATTTTGAAGTCATTAATAACTTAGAAGGCGCCATTGATGGTTTAAATAAAGGAAAGGGTGATTACTTTATGTGGGAACATTTTACGACAAAACCACTCGTAGATCAAGGGATTTTTAGAAGAATTGCCGATTGTCCGACACCTTGGCCATGTTTTGTGATTGCTGTACGAACAGAATTGCTAGAAGAAGATGAAGAAACGGTGAAGACAATATTAGACATCATCAACGCAACAACTTCGGAATTTAAAGACATTCCAATGATCGATCAAACGATTGCAACACGCTACGAACAACAATTAGAAGATGTGCAAGAATGGTTATCATTAACAGAATGGAGTCAAGAACTCATAGATGAAGAAACCATTACTAAAGTGCAAAACAAACTGCTAAATTTAGATATTATTCCAGAAAAGTGGGATTATGATCAGCTTACGTACAAAATCTCCTAG
- a CDS encoding nucleoside phosphorylase has protein sequence MSKIAASELIINPDGSIYHLNLLPEDIATTIITVGDPDRVASVSKYFDSIELKKAKREFVTHTGMLNGKRISVLSTGIGTDNIDIVFNELDALVNVDFNSREVKKDFTQLDIIRIGTSGSIQTAIPVDAFLISELAIGFDSLLHFYECDHVLDEEMAEAFVKQTNWSPKKSFPYVVKANQELIDQFSSEQTVLGFTATNCGFYGPQSRKIRLNVQDEQLNEKLAAFNHNNKKITNLEMETAGIYGLANLLGHRSLSMNAIIANRPLGEFSKTPKETVDTLIQYTLGKLA, from the coding sequence ATGAGTAAAATAGCAGCATCTGAATTAATTATAAATCCTGACGGAAGTATTTACCACTTAAACCTTCTACCTGAAGACATTGCAACAACAATAATTACCGTTGGCGATCCTGATCGTGTGGCTTCTGTTAGTAAATATTTTGATTCAATCGAACTAAAAAAAGCAAAACGCGAATTTGTCACACATACAGGAATGCTGAACGGAAAACGTATTTCGGTACTTTCCACAGGAATCGGAACGGACAATATTGATATTGTTTTCAATGAATTGGATGCGCTTGTAAATGTAGATTTTAATTCGCGAGAAGTAAAAAAAGACTTCACACAGCTTGATATTATTCGCATTGGAACTTCTGGCTCTATTCAAACAGCTATTCCTGTTGATGCTTTTCTAATTAGCGAACTTGCTATTGGATTCGACAGTTTATTACACTTTTATGAGTGCGATCATGTATTGGATGAAGAAATGGCAGAAGCATTTGTAAAACAAACCAATTGGTCGCCCAAAAAATCTTTTCCATATGTTGTGAAAGCAAATCAGGAATTGATCGACCAATTTTCGTCGGAACAAACAGTTTTAGGTTTTACGGCGACAAATTGTGGATTTTACGGTCCGCAAAGTCGAAAAATACGATTAAACGTTCAAGATGAACAGCTAAATGAAAAGCTTGCAGCATTCAATCATAACAATAAAAAAATAACAAACTTAGAAATGGAAACTGCCGGAATTTACGGATTGGCAAACTTATTAGGACATCGTTCGCTGTCTATGAATGCAATCATTGCAAACCGACCACTTGGAGAATTCAGCAAAACGCCCAAAGAAACAGTTGATACATTGATTCAATATACCTTAGGGAAATTAGCATAA
- a CDS encoding DUF1835 domain-containing protein, protein MNHQTLHILNGDTLISRLEDIDIHDDQLVWREMLCEGKTVYDLKSKAFKNERLSYLQQFNATEETYTSSFLIPLLTTNYAKYTSIVLWFEYDLFCHINMIAALSHLKQLHIKAPIYLVCSGWIEHEPNLKGLGELTDKQLETQYDNRIELTKEDIRLADDLWRLYCTNDHTDFKKYVTVKSSFPYLSSCINAHLKRFPAVSNGLNVLETHLLKIIQKEKIKSTLQLTGYVLQYQGYYGFGDLQIRKIIAKLASFFEIENERLVLNRQGLLAMDHMKSFYDQLKDDTIYGNCKKYEYCYHLSKQLITKHE, encoded by the coding sequence ATGAATCATCAAACACTACATATTCTCAATGGCGATACTTTAATTTCGCGACTTGAAGACATCGATATTCATGACGATCAATTGGTTTGGCGTGAAATGTTATGCGAAGGAAAAACTGTATATGATTTAAAATCGAAAGCGTTTAAAAACGAACGTCTCTCCTACTTACAGCAATTTAACGCAACAGAAGAAACGTATACAAGTTCATTCTTAATACCTTTATTAACTACAAATTACGCGAAATATACGTCCATAGTATTATGGTTTGAATATGATTTATTTTGTCATATAAATATGATTGCTGCTTTAAGTCATTTAAAACAATTGCATATAAAAGCTCCTATTTATTTAGTATGTAGCGGTTGGATAGAGCATGAACCCAATTTAAAAGGATTGGGAGAACTTACTGACAAACAACTAGAAACACAATACGACAATAGAATTGAGCTTACAAAAGAAGATATCCGACTCGCCGATGACTTATGGCGATTGTATTGCACAAACGATCATACAGACTTTAAAAAATACGTTACGGTAAAATCTTCTTTTCCGTATCTATCAAGCTGTATCAATGCGCATTTAAAAAGATTTCCTGCTGTATCAAACGGATTAAATGTCTTGGAAACACATCTTCTCAAAATCATTCAAAAAGAAAAGATAAAGAGTACCTTACAATTAACAGGTTACGTTTTGCAATATCAAGGATATTATGGGTTTGGAGATTTACAAATCCGAAAAATAATTGCTAAATTAGCTTCTTTCTTCGAAATAGAAAATGAACGATTAGTCTTAAATCGACAAGGACTTTTAGCAATGGATCATATGAAAAGCTTTTATGATCAACTTAAAGATGATACTATTTATGGCAATTGCAAAAAATATGAATATTGCTATCATCTATCAAAACAACTAATTACAAAACATGAGTAA
- a CDS encoding translation initiation factor, which produces MGNKKLSSLDDLGGFVFSTDDDFELENNQAEETLSSKEQYLEAHFSNKGRGGKVVTVVKGFVGLEEDLKILAKLLKVKCGVGGSVKDNEIIIQGNYRDKIVQILQKEGYNVKRVGG; this is translated from the coding sequence ATGGGAAATAAAAAACTCAGCAGTTTAGACGATTTGGGAGGATTTGTATTCTCTACAGATGATGATTTTGAACTCGAAAACAATCAGGCAGAAGAAACGCTTTCATCGAAAGAACAATACTTAGAAGCACACTTTAGCAACAAAGGTCGTGGTGGAAAAGTAGTAACCGTTGTCAAAGGTTTTGTTGGCTTAGAAGAAGATTTGAAAATTTTAGCCAAACTACTAAAGGTAAAATGTGGCGTTGGCGGAAGCGTGAAAGACAACGAAATTATCATTCAAGGGAATTATAGAGATAAAATTGTTCAAATTCTACAAAAAGAAGGATACAATGTAAAACGTGTTGGCGGATAA
- a CDS encoding isopenicillin N synthase family dioxygenase: MKNIPSVDLTDFLSDDPKRKQKFIDEIGKAYEDIGFVALKGHFLSDTLVDNLYDEIKKFFSLPLETKSSYEIEGIGGQRGYVSFGKESAKGRKVGDLKEFWHFGQYVEDNDELKKEYPDNVKVKELPKFNAVGKETYQMLEKTGVYVLRALSLYLGLDEFYFDNFIKNGNSILRPIHYPPITSEPKDAVRAAAHGDINLITLLMGSQGKGLQVQRHDGEWLDAIAEPDEIVINVGDMLSRHSNNKLKSTIHRVVNPPRELWGNSRYSIPFFMHPISEMPLDCLENCVDKDNPKKFDDITAGEFLNQRLIELGLVKK, from the coding sequence ATGAAAAATATCCCAAGTGTAGATCTTACTGATTTCTTATCTGATGATCCTAAAAGAAAGCAAAAGTTTATTGATGAAATAGGAAAAGCCTATGAAGATATTGGTTTTGTTGCCTTAAAAGGACATTTTTTAAGCGATACTTTAGTAGATAATTTATACGATGAGATCAAAAAATTCTTTTCGTTACCACTAGAAACAAAAAGCAGCTATGAAATAGAAGGAATCGGCGGACAACGCGGATATGTTTCTTTTGGAAAAGAAAGCGCGAAAGGTAGAAAAGTAGGCGATTTAAAAGAATTCTGGCATTTTGGTCAATATGTAGAAGATAATGATGAATTAAAAAAAGAATATCCTGATAATGTAAAAGTCAAGGAATTGCCAAAATTCAATGCTGTCGGTAAAGAAACCTATCAAATGCTAGAGAAAACTGGCGTTTATGTGTTAAGAGCATTGTCTTTATACTTAGGATTGGATGAATTTTATTTTGACAATTTCATCAAAAACGGAAACAGTATTTTACGTCCAATTCACTATCCACCAATCACAAGCGAACCTAAAGATGCTGTACGTGCGGCAGCGCATGGAGATATCAATTTGATAACCTTATTAATGGGATCACAAGGAAAAGGCTTGCAAGTGCAACGTCATGATGGCGAATGGCTAGACGCAATTGCGGAACCTGATGAAATAGTAATTAATGTGGGCGATATGTTATCGCGTCACAGTAATAATAAGTTGAAATCTACGATACACAGAGTTGTGAATCCACCAAGAGAACTTTGGGGAAACTCACGCTATTCAATTCCTTTCTTTATGCATCCAATTAGCGAAATGCCTTTAGATTGCCTTGAAAACTGTGTTGATAAAGACAATCCGAAGAAATTTGATGATATTACTGCTGGCGAATTTTTAAATCAGCGACTTATTGAACTTGGATTGGTAAAGAAATAA
- a CDS encoding alpha-ketoacid dehydrogenase subunit alpha/beta has protein sequence MLYKKGNLTNETLISLYKKMLKPRMIEEKMLILLRQGKISKWFGGIGQEAIAIGVTSALTKDEYILPMHRNLGVFTTREIPLYRLFSQWQGKANGFTKGRDRSFHFGTQEFNIVGMISHLGPQLGVASGIALANKLKENKHACAVFTGEGGTSEGDFHEALNVASVWSLPVLFCIENNGYGLSTPTSEQYNCENLADRGKGYGMESHIIDGNNILEVYSKVSELADSIRENPRPILLEFKTFRMRGHEEASGTKYVPDELMDAWAAKDPIDMYRNFLMFEGLLTTQIDEVFRNEITNEINENLQLAFDEEKIISTKTKELSDVYKESIYQEVTSTSETENIRFIDAISEGLKQSMEKHDDLIIMGQDIAEYGGVFKITDTFVDQFGKERVRNTPICESAIVAAAYGLSINGIKSVVEMQFADFVSSGFNPIVNLLAKSQYRWNENAAVVIRMPCGAGVGAGPFHSQTNEAWFTKTPGLKVVYPAFPYDAKGLLATAINDPNPVLFFEHKALYRSIRQDVPTDYYTLPLGKASLLKEGNDITIITYGAAVHWALETLDKNPEISADLIDLRSLQPLDTEAIYTSVKKTGKAIILQEDSLFGSISSDISAMIMENCFEYLDAPVKRLASMETPIPFEQGLEQQYLAKNEFEAALLDLLEY, from the coding sequence ATGTTATACAAAAAAGGAAATTTGACCAACGAAACGTTGATCTCATTATATAAGAAAATGCTGAAACCGAGAATGATAGAGGAGAAGATGTTAATTCTGCTTCGTCAAGGAAAAATCTCAAAATGGTTCGGCGGAATTGGGCAAGAAGCCATTGCTATTGGCGTAACTTCTGCGCTTACAAAAGACGAATATATTTTACCAATGCACCGTAATTTAGGTGTTTTTACGACGCGAGAAATTCCGTTGTATCGGTTGTTTTCGCAATGGCAAGGAAAAGCTAATGGATTTACAAAAGGGCGCGATCGTAGTTTTCACTTCGGAACACAAGAATTTAATATTGTGGGAATGATTTCACATTTAGGTCCGCAATTAGGCGTTGCAAGTGGAATTGCGTTGGCAAATAAATTAAAAGAAAATAAACACGCTTGTGCTGTATTTACAGGCGAAGGCGGAACAAGTGAAGGCGATTTTCATGAAGCTTTAAATGTTGCTTCTGTGTGGAGTTTGCCTGTATTATTCTGTATTGAAAATAACGGTTACGGACTTTCCACACCAACTTCGGAGCAATATAATTGTGAAAACCTTGCTGATAGAGGCAAAGGTTACGGAATGGAATCTCATATTATTGATGGAAATAATATTTTAGAAGTCTATTCGAAAGTTTCTGAACTTGCCGATAGTATTCGCGAGAATCCAAGACCAATTTTATTGGAATTTAAAACATTTCGCATGCGCGGACATGAAGAAGCAAGTGGCACAAAGTACGTTCCTGATGAATTGATGGATGCTTGGGCAGCGAAAGATCCGATAGATATGTATCGTAATTTTTTAATGTTTGAAGGTTTACTCACAACGCAAATTGATGAAGTTTTTAGAAATGAAATTACGAATGAAATCAACGAAAATTTACAACTTGCTTTTGATGAAGAGAAGATAATTTCTACTAAAACAAAAGAATTAAGTGATGTTTATAAAGAGTCAATATATCAAGAAGTTACATCAACTTCAGAAACAGAAAATATTCGTTTTATAGATGCCATTTCTGAAGGATTAAAACAGTCTATGGAAAAGCATGATGATTTGATTATCATGGGACAAGATATTGCCGAATATGGAGGCGTTTTTAAGATTACGGATACATTTGTAGATCAGTTTGGAAAGGAACGCGTGCGCAATACGCCAATTTGTGAATCAGCAATTGTTGCTGCTGCATATGGACTTTCTATAAACGGAATAAAATCTGTTGTGGAAATGCAATTTGCTGATTTCGTTTCGAGCGGATTCAACCCAATTGTAAATTTATTAGCAAAATCACAGTATCGCTGGAATGAGAATGCAGCTGTTGTGATACGAATGCCTTGTGGCGCAGGCGTTGGCGCAGGACCATTTCATTCGCAAACGAACGAAGCTTGGTTTACTAAAACGCCAGGATTAAAAGTGGTGTATCCAGCATTTCCGTATGATGCAAAAGGATTGTTGGCAACAGCTATAAACGATCCAAATCCTGTGTTATTCTTCGAACACAAAGCGTTATATAGAAGTATTCGTCAAGATGTTCCAACGGATTATTACACATTACCTTTAGGAAAAGCTTCTTTGTTGAAAGAAGGAAACGATATAACGATTATAACGTATGGAGCCGCTGTACATTGGGCTTTAGAAACGTTAGACAAGAATCCTGAAATCTCTGCGGATTTGATTGATTTACGTTCGTTACAACCATTAGATACTGAAGCTATTTATACTTCAGTCAAGAAAACAGGAAAGGCGATCATTTTACAGGAAGATTCTTTGTTTGGAAGTATTTCGAGTGATATTTCAGCTATGATTATGGAAAATTGCTTTGAATACCTTGACGCGCCTGTAAAACGTCTGGCAAGCATGGAAACGCCAATTCCGTTTGAACAAGGATTAGAGCAACAGTATTTAGCGAAGAATGAGTTTGAAGCGGCTCTTTTAGACTTGTTGGAGTACTAG
- a CDS encoding alpha/beta fold hydrolase, with the protein MQKIFIKITILLFLVSFQVHSGETSFDQYTYLAQNIDISTHQNKKFKLSVSVRKEVPEEKESTHLFVSIIDDSESQNSLQYKTSGNKQLIKQKWSKFTIEDTIDVTAKKIGFGLMCMDSGKIFFDDFKLEIQNEDGTWEQLQLKNPDFEENFENKEPIWGNEHIKSNKNFTTLITNENPHSGNYCLVIEGKNIYGKSEENGDFVAVNGVKLYYEIYGEGKPLLLLHGSGQSISAFTSQIDFFSKHYKVIALDSRGRGRSTDNDEELTYVNQAKDVNDFLDELHLDSVSIIGWSDGGIIGLIMAMKYPEKVNKLVAMGANIYPDGLLAERLQLHKETVKKLEMDEKNTNTINYKLFKLMVDYPQLKFDDLKSITSPTLIMAGDHDLIKDMHTVKIFQAIPNANLAIFPGETHWFPASNSKLFNSTVFDFLQKEFKKPKRF; encoded by the coding sequence ATGCAAAAGATTTTTATCAAAATTACTATTCTATTATTTTTAGTTTCATTTCAAGTACATTCTGGAGAAACATCTTTTGATCAGTATACGTATCTCGCACAGAATATTGATATTTCAACGCATCAAAATAAAAAATTCAAATTATCTGTGAGTGTGCGAAAGGAAGTTCCCGAAGAAAAGGAATCAACACACTTATTTGTTAGTATAATAGATGATTCAGAGAGTCAAAATTCTTTGCAATACAAAACCTCTGGTAATAAGCAACTCATAAAGCAAAAATGGAGCAAATTTACAATTGAAGATACGATAGATGTAACTGCAAAAAAAATCGGGTTTGGTTTAATGTGCATGGATAGTGGGAAAATTTTCTTTGATGATTTTAAGTTAGAAATTCAAAATGAAGATGGAACTTGGGAACAATTACAACTTAAAAACCCTGATTTTGAAGAGAATTTTGAAAATAAAGAACCGATTTGGGGAAATGAACACATTAAATCAAATAAAAATTTCACAACGCTAATTACTAATGAAAACCCTCATAGTGGCAACTACTGTTTGGTAATTGAAGGAAAAAACATTTATGGAAAAAGTGAAGAAAACGGCGATTTTGTGGCTGTAAATGGAGTGAAATTGTATTATGAAATTTACGGAGAAGGAAAACCATTGTTATTGCTACATGGATCAGGACAATCTATAAGTGCTTTTACAAGTCAAATTGACTTCTTTTCCAAGCATTATAAAGTAATTGCGCTCGATAGTAGAGGCAGAGGAAGATCTACGGATAACGATGAAGAACTAACGTACGTAAACCAAGCAAAAGATGTAAACGATTTTTTAGATGAATTGCATTTGGATTCGGTTTCTATTATTGGTTGGAGTGATGGCGGAATTATAGGATTAATTATGGCAATGAAATATCCTGAAAAAGTCAATAAATTAGTGGCAATGGGCGCAAATATTTATCCAGATGGCTTATTAGCTGAGCGATTACAATTGCATAAAGAAACTGTAAAGAAGCTTGAAATGGATGAAAAAAATACAAACACCATCAATTATAAGCTGTTTAAACTAATGGTTGATTATCCACAGTTAAAATTTGATGATCTTAAAAGTATTACTTCGCCAACATTGATTATGGCAGGAGATCATGATCTTATAAAAGACATGCATACCGTAAAAATTTTTCAAGCAATTCCCAATGCAAACCTTGCGATATTTCCCGGTGAAACGCATTGGTTTCCTGCATCGAACTCAAAATTATTCAATAGTACTGTGTTTGATTTTTTACAGAAAGAATTTAAAAAGCCGAAGCGATTCTAA
- a CDS encoding tetratricopeptide repeat protein, producing the protein MSSAFMAVNDYKKAKKYILNGIKLALESQDLQHVIYAYAVMSDYYYEVDEYDNALKYIEKVDSVGKVEERLVDSRDIIETSLNAGLIYTKKKEFKKAEDYLQKALVLTQKANDLDTQAQIFEALSELEETKGNHAKGLEYYKQYADMNDSVFNEEASRQLNTLKISYEIDKKDLEITTAKKNEEYSKLLTWTILLTALILILALVFLLFYSKAKLKSSKIATELTAKENKISQIEIENLEHEVQLKNKELADLFLHQYEKAQLLTEVIDNIDRSNDELKENLQEQLNKSEDWTNFKLHFDKVHEGFFQKLNELAPNLTTKDIRYCAYIRMNLTSKEIAIMLGISHRTVQGIRGRVRKKLGLKSSDDLVLYLMNL; encoded by the coding sequence TTGAGTTCAGCATTTATGGCTGTGAATGATTATAAAAAAGCTAAAAAATATATTTTAAATGGAATAAAGCTTGCACTTGAAAGTCAAGACCTTCAACATGTGATATATGCGTATGCTGTTATGTCTGATTATTATTATGAAGTAGATGAATATGACAACGCGTTAAAGTACATTGAAAAAGTAGATTCTGTAGGGAAAGTAGAAGAACGATTAGTAGATTCCCGTGATATTATTGAAACGAGCCTCAACGCAGGATTAATTTACACCAAAAAAAAAGAATTTAAAAAAGCAGAAGACTACTTACAAAAAGCACTTGTACTCACACAAAAAGCAAACGATTTAGACACGCAAGCTCAAATATTTGAAGCCTTATCTGAACTAGAAGAAACGAAAGGAAATCATGCCAAAGGACTTGAATACTATAAACAGTATGCAGACATGAATGACTCTGTTTTTAACGAAGAAGCTAGTAGACAGTTAAATACGTTAAAAATATCTTACGAAATTGATAAAAAAGATTTAGAAATTACAACAGCAAAGAAAAATGAAGAATATTCAAAATTACTGACTTGGACTATTTTACTAACTGCGTTGATATTGATACTTGCCTTGGTGTTCCTACTATTCTACTCTAAAGCAAAATTGAAATCATCCAAAATTGCAACAGAATTAACAGCTAAAGAAAATAAAATTAGTCAAATAGAAATTGAAAATCTAGAACATGAAGTTCAATTAAAAAATAAAGAATTGGCAGATTTATTTTTGCATCAATATGAAAAAGCGCAATTACTTACGGAAGTTATTGATAACATTGATCGATCAAATGATGAATTAAAAGAAAATCTTCAAGAACAACTCAACAAAAGTGAAGATTGGACAAATTTTAAACTCCACTTTGATAAAGTTCACGAAGGATTCTTTCAAAAATTAAACGAATTAGCTCCAAATTTAACTACAAAAGACATTCGCTATTGCGCGTACATCCGAATGAATCTTACTTCCAAAGAAATTGCCATCATGTTAGGAATCTCACACCGAACTGTACAAGGAATTCGTGGCCGTGTACGTAAAAAGCTTGGTCTAAAATCTAGCGATGACTTGGTTTTATATTTGATGAATTTATAG